From the genome of Anopheles moucheti chromosome 3, idAnoMoucSN_F20_07, whole genome shotgun sequence, one region includes:
- the LOC128305658 gene encoding solute carrier family 66 member 2, with the protein MDWIINDELGLTVGHLVGWTSASFMVVGGVLPYIPQYRQIKQTQDPEGFSLHVCLALLVANTLRILFWFSSRYELPLLVQSVVMNITMFLMIHLCVKVRRNNAIMRMRERVFSGTDGVISEVVGKSGEGGVINIRRSSSTNLTATAAGANATTSTTVTANLNNTTSIGIGSALVTQPSDVGGQSRTLKKSRSRHYILDFDSRYFWQWTDFQSYLDFMLVVWAVGAVITYLMLSVTWFMETIGFLAVFTEAMLGLPQFVRNYKNKSTHGMSICMVIMWTAGDMFKTGYFILRHAPTQFWICGTLQVSLDLAILLQVYIYRKNPAPRNAHRGD; encoded by the exons ATGGATTGGATTATTAACGATGAGCTTGGGCTCACGGTGGGTCATCTGGTGGGGTGGACGTCTGCATCATTTATGGTCGTCGGAGGAGTGTTGCCGTACATTCCGCAATATCGGCAAATCAAACAGACGCAAGACCCGGAAGGGTTCTCCCTCCACGTTTGCCTTGCACTTCTGGTGGCCAACACACTGCGAATACTCTTCTG GTTTTCCAGCCGCTACGAGCTTCCACTGCTGGTGCAGAGTGTGGTGATGAACATAACCATGTTCCTGATGATACACCTGTGCGTGAAGGTGCGCCGGAACAATGCGATCATGCGTATGCGGGAGCGTGTCTTTTCAG GAACGGATGGGGTCATTAGCGAGGTGGTCGGCAAGAGTGGTGAAGGTGGTGTAATTAACATTCGCAGATCATCGAGCACCAATCTCACTGCGACGGCCGCCGGTGCCAATGCAACGACCTCGACAACGGTCACGGCCAATCTcaacaacaccaccagcaTCGGTATCGGATCGGCCCTGGTAACGCAACCGTCGGACGTTGGTGGGCAGTCACGAACGCTGAAGAAATCGCGATCTCGTCACTATATCCTGG ACTTCGATTCGCGTTACTTCTGGCAGTGGACGGATTTCCAGTCGTACCTCGATTTTATGCTCGTCGTATGGGCGGTCGGTGCTGTCATCACGTATCTGATGCTTTCCGTTACCTGGTTCATGGAGACAATCGGCTTCCTAGCCGTCTTTACCGAGGCAATGTTAG GCCTTCCACAGTTTGTAAGGaactataaaaataaatctaccCATGGGATGAGCATCTGCATGGTGATCATGTGGACTGCTGGTGATATGTTTAAGACTGGTTACTTTATTTTAAGACATGCACCCACACAATTCTGGATCTGCGGTACGCTGCAG GTCAGCTTAGATCTCGCTATATTGCTACAGGTCTACATTTATCGTAAGAATCCCGCACCACGTAATGCGCATCGTGGCGATTAG
- the LOC128305659 gene encoding inactive hydroxysteroid dehydrogenase-like protein 1 isoform X2 has product MYDNLKSLAQICVALLAPYFAPAEHKTLVERFGKWAVITGSTDGIGKQYAFQLASRGLNVVLVSRSTDKLAAVAHEIESKYSVKTKWIAVDFSSGREIYDHLRKELESVPVGILVNNVGANVDYPDDLDHIPEDKLWQLININIGAVTMLTRTVLPGMKKRGQGAIVNISSGSELQPLPYMTVYAATKAYIHNFTLAMQHELEPFGITCQLVSPMFVTTKMNNFSTTIMEGGLFIPNAEMYAKFATFTLGKTKQTTGYWSHGIQYGVMKLVPEWVRTVIGGIMNKQFRKE; this is encoded by the exons ATGTACGATAATCTAAAATCGTTGGCACAAATCTGTGTCGCCCTGCTGGCACCGTACTTTGCGCCGGCCGAACACAAAACGCTGGTGGAACGGTTTGGAAAATGGGCCG TAATTACCGGATCGACCGATGGCATCGGTAAGCAGTACGCTTTCCAGCTGGCTAGCCGTGGCCTCAACGTGGTGCTAGTCTCACGCTCCACCGACAAGTTGGCCGCCGTGGCGCACGAAATCGAGTCCAAGTACTCGGTGAAGACCAAATGGATAGCGGTCGACTTTAGCAGCGGACGCGAGATTTACGATCACCTGCGGAAGGAACTCGAGTCCGTCCCCGTTGGCATTCTAG TCAACAACGTCGGCGCGAATGTGGACTATCCGGACGATCTTGATCACATTCCCGAGGACAAGCTGTGGCAGCtgatcaacatcaacatcggTGCGGTAACGATGCTCACGCGCACGGTGTTGCCGGGCATGAAGAAACGCGGCCAGGGTGCGATCGTCAACATCTCGTCCGGTAGCGAACTTCAACCACTACCCTACATGACGGTATATGCGGCAACGAAG GCTTACATCCACAACTTTACACTCGCCATGCAGCACGAGCTGGAGCCGTTCGGTATCACCTGCCAGCTGGTGAGCCCAATGTTTGTAACGACCAAG ATGAACAACTTCTCTACGACAATAATGGAGGGTGGACTGTTCATCCCAAACGCAGAAATGTACGCCAAGTTTGCCACATTTACCCTCGGTAAAACGAAGCAAACCACCGGCTACTGGTCGCACGGTATACAGTACGGCGTCATGAAGCTAGTCCCGGAGTGGGTCCGCACCGTGATCGGTGGCATCATGAACAAGCAGTTTCGAAAGGA gtga
- the LOC128305661 gene encoding mitochondrial import inner membrane translocase subunit Tim21, whose amino-acid sequence MSLLALGSFLVKQRHVSSALLRCSSTIPSILLHRSISNASKQTSSSKSLSAGSDRTDVSTDVRPIGERVKENTKTASYMGVILLGVGVTGLLFYVIFWELFSSDSPNNIYSEALERVKEEPRVKDALGAPIKGYGEESRRGRRTRVAHTQYVKDGVEYIRMQFFVQGFRNRGTVHLEKRKTESGSYEYRYLFVQLDYNPHSPIILEDNRLQQDSLRSPAGTLPQPFL is encoded by the coding sequence ATGTCGCTTCTGGCACTCGGTTCGTTCCTAGTCAAACAACGCCACGTTTCCAGTGCTCTATTGCGCTGTTCGTCAACGATCCCAAGCATCTTGCTTCATCGTTCAATAAGCAAtgcatcaaaacaaacatcttCCTCTAAATCCCTGTCAGCAGGAAGTGATCGTACAGACGTATCAACCGACGTACGGCCAATCGGTGAACGGGTGAAGGAAAACACGAAAACAGCCAGCTATATGGGCGTAATTTTGCTCGGCGTTGGAGTAACCGGTCTGTTGTTCTATGTCATATTTTGGGAACTGTTTTCATCAGACAGTCCTAACAATATCTACTCAGAGGCACTGGAACGGGTAAAGGAAGAACCGAGAGTGAAAGATGCGCTCGGCGCACCAATCAAGGGCTATGGTGAGGAAAGCCGGCGTGGTCGGCGAACCCGTGTTGCACACACTCAATACGTTAAAGACGGTGTAGAATACATTCGCATGCAGTTCTTCGTGCAAGGATTCCGGAACAGAGGCACCGTCCATCTGGAGAAACGCAAAACGGAATCCGGCAGCTATGAATATCGCTATCTATTTGTGCAACTTGATTATAACCCTCACAGTCCCATAATACTCGAAGACAACAGACTGCAGCAGGATTCACTGCGATCGCCAGCCGGTACGTTGCCGCAACCTTTTCTGTAA
- the LOC128305660 gene encoding uncharacterized protein LOC128305660 has product MKLFSFYSKSVYIQYRNQLCSTTTIVICALTVAAIVAPYYLLSSIRQGELWDQQRAVYEQPRMKFLYKYLFTAEMEDPDERSSTVVTCSSFDSYNSLTEQQHSCNDVQVVSIDADHDQLLDHLSVGISFNPPNTATRLSFYTFYFFLEATVSSQCFFVVPTFVSLEKVPAPRRKFESGTVTHHGFVQAQQTAALQCPFFMRHHKSHFSDRYYPNENTTLDEFQPGRILTKIQSTNPAYYEYHTHRKDWTMDDSGSIRIQIEVDIGGADSRAMAFLYKNSLWWKLCQFWGSYFPLLLVSLWLTEKIKQYLFENFYLRAVEVNPWKDKHN; this is encoded by the exons ATGAAACTGTTTAGTTTCTACAGCAAATCGGTTTACATTCAATATCGTAATCAACTATGCTCCACGACGACAATCGTGATCTGTGCACTCACGGTGGCCGCAATCGTCGCACCGTACTATTTGCTATCGTCCATCAGACAAGGCGAACTCTGGGACCAGCAGCGCGCAGTGTACGAGCAGCCCAGGATGAAATTTCtgtacaaatatttgtttacggCAGAAATGGAAGATCCCGACGAACGTTCGTCAACCGTCGTAACATGCAGCTCTTTCGATTCGTACAACTCGCTCACTGAACAGCAACATTCGTGCAATGACGTACAGGTGGTTTCCATCGATGCGGATCACGATCAGCTGCTGGATCATCTTTCGGTCGGGATCAGTTTCAACCCTCCCAACACCGCAACCCGATTGTCGTTTTACACGTTCTATTTCTTCCTAGAAGCGACCGTATCG TCACAATGTTTTTTCGTCGTACCGACGTTTGTTTCGTTGGAAAAAGTACCGGCACCGAGACGCAAGTTTGAATCCGGCACAGTCACGCATCATGGGTTCGTGCAAGCTCAACAAACCGCAGCACTCCAGTGTCCGTTTTTCATGCGACATCATAAATCTCACTTCAGCGATCGGTACTATCCGAATGAAAACACAACTCTCGATGAATTTCAGCCGGGCCGAATACTCACGAAGATACAGAGCACTAATCCGGCATACTATGAATATCACACTCATCGTAAGGACTGGACGATGGATGATTCTGGATCGATACGCATACAAATCGAGGTCGATATCGGAGGTGCCGATAGCCGAGCAATGGCCTTTCTCTACAAAAATTCTCTATGGTGGAAGCTGTGTCAGTTCTGGGGAAGCTATTTTCCCCTGCTACTCGTCTCATTGTGGCTGACtgaaaaaattaagcaatATCTGTTCGAAAACTTTTATCTGCGCGCAGTAGAAGTAAACCCGTGGAAGGATAAACATAATTAA
- the LOC128305659 gene encoding inactive hydroxysteroid dehydrogenase-like protein 1 isoform X1 produces MLIPAQLALWALALIGVWGLAWWMYDNLKSLAQICVALLAPYFAPAEHKTLVERFGKWAVITGSTDGIGKQYAFQLASRGLNVVLVSRSTDKLAAVAHEIESKYSVKTKWIAVDFSSGREIYDHLRKELESVPVGILVNNVGANVDYPDDLDHIPEDKLWQLININIGAVTMLTRTVLPGMKKRGQGAIVNISSGSELQPLPYMTVYAATKAYIHNFTLAMQHELEPFGITCQLVSPMFVTTKMNNFSTTIMEGGLFIPNAEMYAKFATFTLGKTKQTTGYWSHGIQYGVMKLVPEWVRTVIGGIMNKQFRKEYYDQQKPTILAQAS; encoded by the exons ATGCTGATACCGGCCCAACTTGCCCTTTGGGCGCTGGCGCTGATAGGCGTGTGGGGTCTGGCCTGGTGGATGTACGATAATCTAAAATCGTTGGCACAAATCTGTGTCGCCCTGCTGGCACCGTACTTTGCGCCGGCCGAACACAAAACGCTGGTGGAACGGTTTGGAAAATGGGCCG TAATTACCGGATCGACCGATGGCATCGGTAAGCAGTACGCTTTCCAGCTGGCTAGCCGTGGCCTCAACGTGGTGCTAGTCTCACGCTCCACCGACAAGTTGGCCGCCGTGGCGCACGAAATCGAGTCCAAGTACTCGGTGAAGACCAAATGGATAGCGGTCGACTTTAGCAGCGGACGCGAGATTTACGATCACCTGCGGAAGGAACTCGAGTCCGTCCCCGTTGGCATTCTAG TCAACAACGTCGGCGCGAATGTGGACTATCCGGACGATCTTGATCACATTCCCGAGGACAAGCTGTGGCAGCtgatcaacatcaacatcggTGCGGTAACGATGCTCACGCGCACGGTGTTGCCGGGCATGAAGAAACGCGGCCAGGGTGCGATCGTCAACATCTCGTCCGGTAGCGAACTTCAACCACTACCCTACATGACGGTATATGCGGCAACGAAG GCTTACATCCACAACTTTACACTCGCCATGCAGCACGAGCTGGAGCCGTTCGGTATCACCTGCCAGCTGGTGAGCCCAATGTTTGTAACGACCAAG ATGAACAACTTCTCTACGACAATAATGGAGGGTGGACTGTTCATCCCAAACGCAGAAATGTACGCCAAGTTTGCCACATTTACCCTCGGTAAAACGAAGCAAACCACCGGCTACTGGTCGCACGGTATACAGTACGGCGTCATGAAGCTAGTCCCGGAGTGGGTCCGCACCGTGATCGGTGGCATCATGAACAAGCAGTTTCGAAAGGAGTACTACGACCAGCAGAAGCCCACCATACTCGCCCAGGCTAGCTAG